A single genomic interval of Brevibacillus brevis harbors:
- a CDS encoding TerB family tellurite resistance protein, with amino-acid sequence MGLFDMFKTDKGEEMTPHFGFACSLLYMMKSDGEMDHEEIGQLLAVLGGEESNGVIGVGANNRQLLDNAMKYTRNNSIEKFLSEVTPLLTDAQKMCILVNLIDSSLADGQPEREEQELFGKFLTAFGISEDRFRPFFEVIVLKNDRGVFVNQNHPKNQPGYRVTLPV; translated from the coding sequence GTGGGCTTGTTTGATATGTTTAAGACAGACAAAGGGGAAGAAATGACCCCTCATTTTGGATTCGCATGTTCCTTGCTCTACATGATGAAATCAGATGGAGAAATGGACCACGAGGAAATCGGTCAATTGCTTGCTGTATTGGGCGGCGAAGAAAGCAACGGCGTGATTGGTGTCGGTGCTAATAACAGACAGTTGCTCGATAACGCAATGAAATATACACGCAATAACTCCATCGAGAAATTCCTGAGCGAAGTAACTCCATTGCTCACAGATGCTCAAAAAATGTGCATCCTGGTTAACCTGATTGATTCCTCCCTGGCAGATGGCCAACCTGAGCGTGAAGAGCAAGAGCTGTTTGGCAAGTTCTTGACTGCATTTGGTATTTCGGAAGATCGTTTCCGTCCATTCTTTGAAGTGATCGTGTTGAAAAATGACCGTGGTGTGTTCGTGAATCAAAACCATCCTAAGAACCAACCAGGTTACAGAGTGACGCTTCCTGTTTA
- a CDS encoding TraB/GumN family protein, with the protein MKLNKRWSKLTRLAGTGALSLALLLGYVLPAHGQTPVAPIISPWSVTTLNDGEKYGIFPLAWYEDGSFQQSIPADKFLTLMEGTEKKLDLLGLKKKNVSLSTPTDKVITREAVITSLYKLLANYELPAAFEMTGGNPIDYMKKKGLVKGTSTGLDLNQPSTVEQATVMASRLVEFAYDTVGGGAEGLMWKVTNGKNTMYLLGSIHMGIADMYPMQKDIREAYEESDELWVEADIINGDNDYLTQKMVYTDGTTLKDHVSAETYQKVQTLLAKLQLPANSFDAYKPFAVSLSVPTLGYVDSETDVQFAMLSGIDRYFLTKAMLDEKPINELEGIKLQADLLSGVPAEQQEKELNIILDSAMAEKGLEESAKLLKDMQTEWVEGDLNGFTQIMTTHGDFGEGEVNQRLLGERDKNMAMKLAEVLEKEGETTSFVVVGAAHFSMKGMVIDHLKAKGYHVQQLQ; encoded by the coding sequence ATGAAACTAAACAAACGCTGGAGCAAACTGACTCGCTTGGCGGGTACAGGTGCACTCAGTTTGGCGCTTTTGCTAGGGTATGTGCTTCCAGCCCACGGGCAGACTCCCGTAGCTCCCATAATCAGTCCTTGGTCGGTAACAACGTTGAACGATGGGGAGAAATACGGAATTTTTCCACTGGCGTGGTATGAAGACGGTTCTTTTCAACAATCGATTCCTGCTGACAAGTTTCTTACCTTGATGGAAGGAACAGAGAAAAAGCTGGATCTTCTGGGACTGAAGAAAAAGAACGTTTCTTTGTCCACTCCGACTGATAAGGTCATTACGAGAGAAGCAGTCATTACTTCTTTGTACAAACTTTTGGCGAACTACGAATTGCCAGCAGCGTTCGAAATGACCGGGGGTAACCCGATTGACTACATGAAGAAAAAAGGCCTGGTCAAAGGGACGAGCACAGGTCTCGATTTGAATCAGCCAAGCACGGTTGAACAAGCGACGGTGATGGCGAGCCGACTGGTCGAGTTCGCATACGATACGGTGGGTGGCGGTGCCGAAGGTCTCATGTGGAAAGTGACCAACGGCAAAAACACCATGTACTTGCTTGGCTCGATTCACATGGGAATCGCAGATATGTACCCGATGCAAAAAGACATCCGGGAAGCGTATGAAGAGTCGGATGAACTGTGGGTGGAAGCCGATATTATCAACGGTGACAATGACTATCTAACACAAAAGATGGTATATACGGATGGCACCACATTGAAGGACCATGTATCCGCTGAGACGTACCAAAAGGTGCAAACATTACTTGCCAAGCTGCAACTACCAGCCAATTCTTTTGACGCCTACAAGCCGTTTGCTGTTTCGTTGTCTGTGCCAACGCTTGGCTACGTAGACAGTGAAACGGATGTTCAGTTTGCGATGCTATCCGGAATCGACAGATACTTCCTGACGAAGGCGATGCTGGATGAGAAGCCGATCAACGAGCTGGAAGGGATTAAGCTGCAAGCAGACTTGCTGTCCGGTGTCCCGGCAGAACAGCAGGAGAAAGAATTGAACATCATTTTAGATAGCGCTATGGCCGAAAAAGGGCTGGAGGAAAGCGCAAAGCTCTTAAAAGACATGCAGACAGAATGGGTAGAAGGAGATCTGAATGGCTTTACCCAGATCATGACGACGCATGGTGATTTCGGTGAAGGCGAAGTGAATCAGCGTCTGCTCGGTGAGCGAGACAAAAACATGGCTATGAAACTGGCAGAAGTGTTGGAGAAAGAAGGGGAAACGACTTCATTCGTCGTGGTCGGTGCTGCCCACTTCTCGATGAAAGGTATGGTTATCGATCATTTGAAAGCCAAGGGCTATCACGTACAACAATTGCAATAA